Proteins from a genomic interval of Yoonia sp. GPGPB17:
- a CDS encoding cache domain-containing protein, with product MTGLFSRLRDMINISYGQKVFLLATLPLIAAVFLITLVVGAQSRQLAEREIQALEAQLIETKRAELKNYLSIARTAVVNTYGRAAPDDAEAKLAVSRELAAMLYGQDGYFFVFDYDGNNLVAPRQTYLIGRNWTGLEDLNGTPITDELIRIARTGGGYHSFDWPKPSTGATERMIVYVNGLQDWRWAIGTGVFIDDVLENVAAARADVETRITTTSYYIVGIAITALIAVFMTGMFLNLRERRLADAKLKQLTQRIFDTQEEERGRVARELHDGISQMLVGVRYALELTRRKVGDDPGIRDSLNKGIDGLGSTIQEVRRISRDLRPGVLDDLGLGPALQALTDDFSTRTGIAVEFETVVFRNRLDQEARIALYRIAQEALTNIERHAEAETVQVSLKGNRKGAFLRVVDDGVGMTWPQQERRPSAGLGLRNMQERIEQLGGTLRILSARTGKTGTVIEAQVPLSHMLRPQNTTKESA from the coding sequence ATGACGGGCCTTTTTTCGCGTTTGCGTGACATGATCAATATCAGCTACGGACAGAAAGTTTTCCTTCTGGCCACTCTGCCCCTGATCGCGGCTGTCTTTCTCATTACGTTGGTTGTTGGTGCACAATCACGACAGTTGGCTGAACGTGAAATCCAAGCGTTGGAAGCGCAGCTGATCGAAACCAAACGCGCTGAGCTGAAAAACTACCTGTCGATCGCGCGCACTGCAGTAGTGAACACCTATGGCCGCGCGGCCCCCGATGATGCAGAGGCAAAACTGGCCGTCAGCCGTGAATTGGCCGCCATGCTCTATGGGCAGGATGGGTACTTCTTTGTGTTCGATTATGACGGTAACAACCTTGTCGCCCCCCGCCAGACCTATCTGATCGGCAGGAACTGGACTGGGCTGGAAGACCTCAACGGCACTCCTATCACGGATGAGTTGATCCGCATTGCCCGGACCGGCGGCGGCTATCACAGCTTTGACTGGCCCAAACCCTCGACCGGGGCGACCGAGCGCATGATCGTTTATGTCAACGGCCTGCAAGACTGGCGGTGGGCGATCGGTACCGGCGTTTTCATTGATGATGTCCTGGAAAACGTCGCCGCCGCGCGTGCTGATGTGGAAACCCGCATCACAACGACAAGTTACTACATCGTCGGTATTGCCATTACCGCTTTGATCGCCGTTTTCATGACCGGCATGTTCCTGAACCTGCGTGAACGGCGCCTGGCCGATGCCAAGCTGAAACAACTAACCCAACGCATCTTTGACACCCAAGAAGAAGAACGCGGACGCGTGGCCCGCGAACTGCATGACGGGATCAGCCAGATGCTGGTGGGGGTGCGTTACGCGCTGGAGTTGACGCGTCGCAAGGTCGGTGATGATCCGGGCATCCGCGACAGCCTGAACAAGGGCATCGACGGTCTGGGGTCCACAATCCAAGAGGTGCGCCGTATCAGCCGCGACCTGCGCCCCGGCGTGCTGGATGATCTGGGCCTCGGCCCTGCCCTTCAGGCCCTGACCGATGATTTTTCGACCCGGACGGGCATTGCCGTGGAGTTCGAGACTGTCGTGTTCCGCAACCGCCTGGACCAGGAGGCACGCATTGCGCTTTACCGGATCGCCCAAGAGGCGCTGACCAATATCGAACGCCACGCAGAGGCTGAAACCGTACAGGTCAGCCTGAAAGGAAACCGCAAGGGGGCATTCCTGCGGGTTGTGGACGATGGCGTTGGTATGACATGGCCACAACAGGAACGCCGCCCCAGCGCCGGATTGGGCCTGCGCAACATGCAAGAGCGTATTGAGCAATTGGGTGGGACGCTGCGGATCCTGTCAGCACGCACCGGAAAAACCGGCACCGTCATTGAAGCACAGGTGCCGCTGAGCCATATGCTGCGCCCACAAAACACAACAAAGGAAAGCGCATGA
- a CDS encoding response regulator transcription factor → MTTRVLIVDDHPMVAEGIRSLLESYDDLEIVGTLGNGQEAVDQAVTLAPDVILMDLNMPGLSGLNATEMILEKQPDTRIVILSMHDSPEYISTALSHGARGYILKDVPTEEIHTAIETVMAGGEYLCTGAKGSLQPKISDGRETLTSREQTILLELAQGQSNKDVANTLNISVRTVETHRKNIKRKLGISSTAGLTRYALEHGVLQGTGI, encoded by the coding sequence ATGACGACCCGCGTTCTTATCGTAGATGATCACCCGATGGTCGCCGAAGGCATCCGGTCTTTGTTGGAAAGCTATGACGATCTGGAAATCGTTGGCACCTTGGGCAATGGGCAGGAAGCTGTTGATCAGGCCGTCACGCTGGCCCCCGATGTGATCTTGATGGACCTGAACATGCCCGGCCTGTCCGGGCTGAACGCGACCGAGATGATTTTAGAGAAGCAGCCCGATACCCGGATTGTGATCCTGTCGATGCATGACAGCCCCGAATACATCTCAACCGCGCTGAGCCATGGCGCACGCGGATACATTCTGAAAGACGTGCCGACCGAGGAAATCCATACGGCCATTGAAACGGTGATGGCAGGTGGTGAATATCTGTGCACAGGGGCGAAAGGGTCACTGCAACCCAAAATCAGTGACGGGCGCGAAACGCTGACCAGCCGCGAGCAAACGATCCTTCTGGAACTGGCGCAAGGACAATCAAACAAAGATGTCGCCAACACCTTGAACATCTCGGTCCGCACGGTCGAGACGCATCGCAAGAACATCAAACGCAAACTGGGGATCAGTTCGACCGCGGGCCTAACACGTTATGCGCTAGAACATGGGGTTTTGCAGGGCACAGGGATTTAA
- a CDS encoding nuclear transport factor 2 family protein, giving the protein MKTEHANIDLISTINITDMAADTDRFHPDVIWHFFNPNAPELAGSYNGLTGIADFFRKVRSYGNGSFQVNPRGAWAVGDELVVVQTRNRLGDGATAIEFDVVLVWRVIEGKVAEVWDIPSVQAA; this is encoded by the coding sequence ATGAAAACCGAGCACGCCAACATCGATCTCATCTCTACAATCAACATCACTGACATGGCCGCGGATACAGACCGTTTTCACCCTGACGTGATCTGGCACTTCTTCAACCCGAATGCCCCCGAGTTGGCAGGCTCTTACAATGGCTTGACGGGAATTGCCGACTTCTTTCGCAAGGTTCGTAGCTACGGCAATGGCTCTTTTCAGGTAAATCCACGGGGGGCATGGGCCGTTGGCGATGAACTGGTCGTTGTTCAGACTCGCAATCGGCTTGGCGATGGGGCAACGGCGATCGAGTTCGATGTCGTTCTGGTGTGGCGTGTCATCGAAGGCAAGGTTGCCGAGGTTTGGGACATTCCATCTGTTCAAGCGGCCTGA
- a CDS encoding LysM peptidoglycan-binding domain-containing protein: protein MPTHNLDQSLTKRVFLTSTSLAAVAAMTAGLALMSPQQVAAQEQCSTYTVVRGDTLSVIASTAEVVGGFQTLFDANTNVLESPNLLEVGQVLTIPCADGSLPTTAARAAPASTAPAPVTAQPDRTLRIATASGYAPFTDEDAPGGGLITQMVNRSMELGNADQAYDLIFINDWGSHLETLLPTGAVDMVFPWFKPDCDRVENLSPSSAYRCTDFNHSEPFYEALVGYYTLAGSQYENVTTYPELFGARLCRPEAWFTFDLEAQELMPPNVELKTTVPQNGCWQLLLDGEVDVITLDALPAEEDYRNLGLDGQIAKLEPLTSAVTMHVFVSKNNQFANDALPIINAGLEELRLSGEWFNIVREGVKDTVEN from the coding sequence ATGCCCACACACAACCTTGACCAGAGCTTGACCAAGCGCGTCTTTCTGACATCAACAAGTCTTGCCGCCGTTGCTGCCATGACAGCAGGTCTTGCGCTGATGTCACCGCAGCAGGTGGCCGCGCAGGAACAATGCTCGACCTATACCGTTGTGCGCGGTGATACGCTGAGCGTGATCGCATCGACCGCGGAGGTCGTCGGTGGTTTCCAAACGCTCTTTGATGCCAATACAAATGTCCTTGAAAGTCCCAATCTGCTGGAAGTGGGCCAGGTTCTGACCATTCCTTGTGCCGACGGTTCTTTGCCAACGACTGCGGCGCGTGCAGCGCCGGCATCAACCGCGCCTGCACCCGTCACGGCACAGCCTGACCGTACGCTTCGGATTGCGACGGCGTCGGGATATGCACCATTCACGGATGAAGATGCCCCGGGCGGCGGTCTGATCACACAGATGGTCAACCGTTCAATGGAGTTGGGTAACGCCGATCAGGCCTATGATCTGATCTTTATCAATGACTGGGGCTCGCATCTTGAAACACTCTTGCCAACGGGCGCTGTTGATATGGTGTTCCCATGGTTCAAGCCAGATTGTGACCGGGTGGAAAACCTGTCACCGTCCAGTGCCTACCGGTGCACAGATTTCAACCATTCCGAACCTTTCTATGAGGCGCTTGTCGGCTATTACACGCTGGCGGGCAGCCAGTATGAAAACGTCACAACCTATCCCGAGCTATTCGGCGCCCGTCTGTGCCGCCCGGAAGCATGGTTCACATTCGACCTTGAAGCGCAGGAACTGATGCCGCCAAATGTTGAGCTCAAGACTACTGTGCCTCAAAATGGCTGCTGGCAGCTGCTTTTGGATGGCGAGGTGGACGTCATCACGCTGGATGCACTGCCCGCAGAAGAAGACTATCGCAATCTGGGCCTGGACGGGCAGATCGCAAAGCTGGAGCCGCTGACCTCGGCTGTGACGATGCATGTCTTCGTCTCAAAGAATAACCAGTTCGCCAATGACGCGCTGCCGATCATCAACGCCGGTCTGGAAGAGCTGCGCCTGTCGGGTGAGTGGTTCAATATTGTCCGCGAAGGCGTCAAGGATACCGTCGAAAACTAA
- a CDS encoding LysM peptidoglycan-binding domain-containing protein, whose amino-acid sequence MKISTILSATTGTAALAAAFMSISTSAAAQSIQCGATYTVAAGDSLSKIAAAAYDDASAFQIIYSANADTVGPNPGVISVGMRLEVPCLGDTVASTAAALTEEVGVERLPFPDTRQIRVAQGSNWAPFANEEQAQGGMITEIANVALGNSAGGTPYKIDFINDWGAHLTPLVTDHAYDFSLSWFKPNCDQIERLGEDSQFRCNNFDWTEPMFEQVFGYYTRASEPEVTAYEQLLGKVVCRPSGYATFQLEENDLKEPNITLIRPSDPGECFTSLVAGDVDVVALAVDAADGAMVATGTTDQIRLNEGLAQVLTIHGVIAKNNPQGKEMLAEFNSGLQAIKDTGEWFEIVRRHLTEFRAMTQG is encoded by the coding sequence ATGAAAATTTCAACGATACTTTCAGCCACAACAGGTACCGCTGCATTGGCCGCAGCATTCATGAGCATCAGTACATCCGCTGCCGCGCAAAGCATTCAGTGCGGTGCAACATACACTGTCGCTGCCGGTGACTCGCTATCCAAGATCGCCGCCGCCGCATATGACGATGCATCCGCTTTCCAGATTATCTATAGCGCGAATGCGGACACCGTTGGCCCGAACCCCGGCGTGATCTCTGTCGGCATGCGCCTTGAGGTGCCTTGCCTGGGCGACACCGTAGCCTCCACAGCAGCGGCATTGACCGAAGAGGTCGGCGTTGAACGTCTGCCGTTCCCCGACACCCGTCAGATCCGTGTGGCGCAGGGATCAAACTGGGCGCCATTCGCCAATGAGGAGCAAGCACAGGGCGGCATGATCACCGAGATTGCCAATGTCGCATTGGGCAACTCTGCCGGGGGGACACCTTACAAGATCGACTTTATCAACGATTGGGGTGCGCACCTGACACCTCTGGTGACGGACCACGCCTATGACTTCAGCCTCAGCTGGTTCAAGCCGAACTGCGACCAGATCGAACGCTTGGGCGAAGACAGCCAGTTCCGCTGTAACAACTTCGACTGGACCGAGCCGATGTTTGAGCAGGTGTTTGGCTATTATACCCGTGCGTCCGAACCAGAAGTCACTGCCTATGAACAGTTGTTGGGCAAGGTGGTTTGCCGCCCTTCCGGTTATGCCACATTCCAACTTGAAGAGAATGACCTGAAAGAACCAAACATCACTTTGATCCGCCCTTCCGATCCGGGTGAGTGCTTTACATCGCTTGTCGCTGGAGACGTCGACGTGGTTGCACTGGCCGTTGATGCAGCCGACGGTGCGATGGTCGCAACAGGGACAACCGATCAGATCCGTCTGAATGAGGGTTTGGCACAGGTTCTGACGATCCACGGCGTGATCGCCAAGAACAACCCGCAGGGCAAAGAAATGCTGGCGGAATTCAACTCGGGCCTGCAGGCCATCAAGGACACCGGCGAGTGGTTTGAGATTGTCCGCCGCCACCTGACCGAGTTCCGGGCGATGACACAGGGCTAA
- a CDS encoding acetolactate synthase 3 large subunit, whose protein sequence is MTKAMTGAKMVVQALIDQGVDTVFGYPGGAVLPIYDEIFQQNSIKHVLVRHEQGAVHAAEGYARSTGKPGVALVTSGPGATNAVTGLTDALMDSIPIVVLTGQVPTFMIGSDAFQECDTVGITRPCTKHNWLVKETDRLAPTLHEAFHIATSGRPGPVVIDIPKDVQFATGIYTEARQVETHYNPQVKGDMEMITELAAAMETAKRPLFYTGGGVINSGPAASQLLRELVAATGFPITSTLMGLGCYPASGDNWIGMLGMHGLYEANMAMHDCDLMINIGARFDDRITGRLDAFSPGSTKAHIDIDASSINKVIKVDIPILGDVAHVLEDLLKVWKSRGRKTDKENVQKWWHQINDWKKVDCLAFEQKGKVIKPQYALARLEELTKKHDRYICTEVGQHQMWAAQYLGFEDPNRWMTSGGLGTMGYGFPASIGVQMGHPEALVINVAGEASWLMNMQEMGTAMQYGLPVKQFILNNERLGMVRQWQELLHGERYSSSWSESLPDFVKLAEAFGAKGIICDNPDDLDDAIMEMINHDGPVLFDCLVEKHENCFPMIPSGKPHNEMLLGENADTANAIKSDGAVMV, encoded by the coding sequence ATGACAAAAGCCATGACGGGCGCAAAAATGGTGGTTCAGGCTCTGATAGATCAGGGCGTGGACACAGTCTTTGGATACCCCGGTGGTGCTGTCCTTCCGATTTATGACGAGATTTTTCAGCAAAACAGCATCAAGCACGTGCTGGTGCGTCACGAACAAGGGGCGGTGCACGCTGCTGAAGGCTATGCGCGCTCCACCGGCAAACCCGGTGTCGCTTTGGTCACCTCTGGCCCCGGTGCCACGAACGCCGTGACAGGTTTAACCGATGCCTTGATGGACAGCATTCCGATTGTTGTGCTGACCGGACAGGTGCCGACCTTCATGATCGGCTCTGACGCGTTTCAGGAATGCGACACCGTTGGCATCACCCGCCCCTGTACCAAGCACAACTGGCTGGTGAAAGAGACGGATCGTCTGGCCCCTACCCTACATGAGGCGTTCCATATCGCCACATCTGGCCGCCCCGGCCCCGTTGTGATCGATATTCCCAAGGATGTGCAATTCGCCACCGGCATCTACACCGAGGCGCGGCAAGTTGAGACCCACTACAACCCGCAAGTCAAAGGTGACATGGAGATGATCACCGAACTGGCGGCGGCCATGGAAACGGCCAAGCGGCCCCTCTTCTACACAGGCGGCGGCGTCATCAACTCTGGTCCCGCAGCATCGCAGCTGCTGCGCGAACTGGTTGCAGCCACTGGTTTCCCGATCACATCCACGCTGATGGGCCTGGGCTGCTACCCCGCGTCCGGCGACAATTGGATCGGCATGTTGGGTATGCATGGCCTCTATGAGGCGAACATGGCGATGCATGACTGCGATCTGATGATCAACATCGGCGCGCGCTTTGACGACCGGATCACGGGCCGTTTGGACGCCTTCAGCCCCGGATCGACCAAGGCACATATCGATATCGACGCGTCCTCGATCAACAAGGTGATCAAGGTTGATATTCCGATCCTGGGTGACGTGGCCCATGTTTTGGAAGACCTGTTAAAGGTCTGGAAATCACGTGGACGCAAGACCGATAAAGAGAATGTGCAGAAGTGGTGGCACCAGATCAATGACTGGAAAAAGGTCGATTGTCTGGCGTTTGAACAGAAGGGCAAAGTGATCAAACCGCAGTACGCATTGGCCCGGCTGGAAGAGCTGACCAAGAAGCACGACCGCTACATCTGCACCGAGGTCGGCCAGCACCAGATGTGGGCCGCGCAATACCTAGGCTTTGAAGACCCCAACCGCTGGATGACCTCCGGTGGTCTGGGCACGATGGGTTATGGCTTCCCCGCCTCAATCGGTGTGCAGATGGGCCATCCGGAGGCGTTGGTGATCAACGTGGCCGGTGAGGCCTCATGGCTGATGAACATGCAGGAAATGGGCACGGCGATGCAATACGGCCTGCCGGTCAAACAGTTCATCCTGAACAACGAACGGCTGGGCATGGTGCGCCAATGGCAAGAACTGCTGCATGGCGAGCGGTATTCATCCAGCTGGTCGGAATCGCTGCCTGACTTCGTGAAACTGGCCGAGGCGTTCGGGGCAAAGGGCATCATCTGCGACAATCCCGATGATCTGGACGATGCGATCATGGAGATGATCAACCACGACGGTCCGGTGCTGTTCGATTGTCTGGTGGAAAAGCACGAAAACTGTTTCCCGATGATCCCCTCCGGCAAACCGCACAATGAGATGCTGTTGGGCGAAAACGCGGACACGGCGAATGCGATCAAATCTGACGGCGCGGTGATGGTGTAA
- the ilvN gene encoding acetolactate synthase small subunit, with the protein MSPLKIKKGATSHSAYDLRPTFSDKEERHTLAVLVENEPGVLSRVIGLFAGRGYNIDSLTVAEVDHLGHRSRITIVTSGTPQIIVQIKAQLGRIVDVHKVNDLTVEGPSVERELALFKVTGTGNDRIEAIRLADIFRASVVDSTLESFVFEITGTPEKIDAFAELMQPLGLEEIARTGVAALSRGAVA; encoded by the coding sequence ATGTCACCGCTCAAAATCAAAAAAGGCGCGACCAGCCACTCTGCCTATGACCTAAGGCCAACGTTTTCAGACAAAGAAGAACGCCACACGCTTGCCGTTCTCGTCGAAAACGAACCCGGCGTTCTATCCCGTGTGATCGGCCTGTTTGCTGGCCGTGGTTATAACATCGACAGCCTGACCGTGGCTGAGGTTGACCACCTCGGTCATCGCAGCCGCATCACCATCGTGACCTCGGGCACACCCCAGATCATCGTTCAGATCAAGGCACAACTGGGCCGGATCGTTGATGTGCATAAGGTCAATGATTTGACCGTCGAAGGGCCATCGGTGGAACGCGAACTGGCGCTGTTCAAAGTCACTGGCACAGGAAACGACCGGATCGAGGCGATCCGTCTGGCCGATATTTTTAGGGCAAGTGTGGTCGATAGCACCTTGGAATCATTTGTCTTTGAGATTACAGGCACGCCTGAAAAAATTGACGCTTTCGCAGAACTCATGCAGCCCTTGGGTTTGGAAGAGATTGCGCGCACCGGCGTTGCGGCCCTGTCGCGCGGTGCTGTCGCCTGA
- a CDS encoding aromatic ring-hydroxylating oxygenase subunit alpha — translation MAKDIAPQTLDAVRQPIETANGLSNAHYIDPNVFAVEKQAVLCANWAGLAVASDVPEPGDAKPIEFLGMPLLLVRDRQGQVRVFQNICRHRGMILVSEPKKIEGAIRCPYHSWCYSTEGKLVSTPHVGGPGHNTHDAIDKSLLGLIEVRSHIWFDTVFINIDGNAAPFEEVNADLMARWADFDQPMYHGGADSTFILDVKTNWKLAVENYCESYHLPWIHPGLNSYSRLEDHYNIDEKDKFSGQGTLVYRQLTGDDGAIFPDFADLDDKWTEGGEYLTVYPNVLLGVQRDHTFVIVLEPVSLDQTREHVHLYYAAPQTDDALRTKNTVQWRGIFEEDVFVVEGMQKGRYAPNFDGGRFSPAMDGPTHCFHDWVAGKIATHLNAP, via the coding sequence ATGGCCAAAGACATTGCCCCCCAGACCCTTGATGCAGTGCGTCAGCCGATTGAAACGGCCAACGGATTGTCCAATGCGCACTACATTGACCCGAATGTGTTCGCCGTTGAAAAACAAGCTGTGCTTTGCGCCAATTGGGCTGGGCTGGCTGTGGCCTCAGATGTGCCCGAACCGGGCGATGCCAAACCGATCGAGTTCCTTGGCATGCCCTTGCTGCTGGTGCGTGACCGTCAGGGGCAGGTCCGCGTCTTTCAGAACATCTGCCGTCATCGCGGCATGATCCTTGTCTCAGAGCCCAAAAAGATCGAGGGCGCGATCCGCTGCCCTTATCACTCATGGTGCTATTCCACCGAAGGCAAGCTGGTCAGCACGCCCCATGTCGGCGGCCCCGGTCACAACACCCATGACGCGATCGACAAATCCCTGCTGGGTCTGATCGAGGTGCGCAGCCATATCTGGTTTGATACGGTGTTCATCAACATTGACGGCAACGCCGCCCCCTTCGAAGAGGTGAATGCCGATCTGATGGCCCGTTGGGCTGATTTTGACCAACCGATGTATCACGGCGGTGCCGACAGCACATTCATATTGGATGTGAAAACCAACTGGAAACTTGCGGTCGAAAACTACTGCGAAAGCTATCACCTGCCGTGGATTCACCCGGGGCTGAACAGCTATTCTCGGCTGGAAGACCACTATAACATCGACGAGAAAGACAAATTTTCGGGTCAGGGCACCTTGGTCTATCGCCAGTTAACCGGAGACGATGGCGCGATCTTTCCTGATTTCGCAGACCTTGATGACAAATGGACCGAAGGTGGCGAATACCTCACCGTCTACCCCAACGTCCTGCTGGGTGTGCAGCGCGACCATACCTTTGTGATTGTGCTTGAGCCTGTCAGCCTTGATCAAACCCGCGAACATGTGCACCTCTACTATGCTGCCCCACAGACAGATGATGCGCTGCGCACCAAGAACACGGTGCAATGGCGCGGCATTTTCGAAGAGGACGTCTTTGTTGTCGAAGGCATGCAAAAAGGCCGCTACGCCCCCAACTTCGACGGTGGTCGTTTCAGCCCGGCGATGGATGGCCCCACCCATTGCTTTCACGACTGGGTGGCAGGCAAGATCGCGACACATCTCAACGCACCATGA
- a CDS encoding nucleoside hydrolase, with the protein MDPRKIIIDTDPGQDDAVAILLALASPEDIDVLGITAVAGNVPLPLTEKNARIVCELVSKPETRVFAGCDAPMQRKLVTAEHVHGKTGLDGPQMADPTMPLQEQHAVDFIIETLRNEPKGTVTLCPIGPLTNIAVAFERAPDIIERIQEIVLMGGAYFEVGNITPTAEFNIYVDPEAAKIVFGAGAPLVVMPLDVTHKALTTRNRIDAFRSMHTKVGDMVAAWTDFFERFDMEKYGSEGAPLHDPCTIAYLIEPQLFEGRHINVEIETEAELTLGMTVADWWRVTDRPANAMFMKDIDASGFYALLAARLARL; encoded by the coding sequence ATGGACCCCCGCAAGATCATCATCGACACAGACCCCGGCCAGGACGACGCGGTCGCGATCCTGCTCGCCCTCGCCTCACCCGAGGATATTGATGTGCTGGGGATTACGGCCGTTGCAGGCAATGTACCGCTGCCGCTGACGGAAAAGAACGCGCGCATTGTGTGTGAACTGGTTAGCAAGCCGGAAACAAGGGTCTTCGCAGGTTGCGACGCACCGATGCAGCGCAAGCTGGTGACAGCCGAACATGTGCACGGCAAAACCGGGCTGGATGGCCCGCAGATGGCCGATCCGACGATGCCACTGCAAGAACAGCACGCAGTGGATTTCATCATTGAGACGCTGCGCAATGAGCCAAAGGGTACGGTCACCCTTTGCCCCATCGGCCCGCTGACCAATATCGCGGTCGCCTTTGAACGCGCCCCTGACATCATTGAACGCATCCAAGAAATCGTCCTGATGGGTGGTGCCTATTTTGAGGTCGGCAACATCACCCCAACGGCAGAGTTCAACATCTATGTCGACCCCGAAGCCGCCAAGATAGTCTTCGGCGCAGGTGCACCCTTGGTCGTCATGCCGCTGGATGTCACACATAAGGCACTGACCACACGCAACCGAATTGATGCCTTCCGTTCGATGCACACGAAGGTGGGCGATATGGTTGCCGCTTGGACCGACTTCTTTGAACGCTTCGATATGGAAAAATACGGCTCTGAAGGCGCACCCCTGCACGACCCCTGCACCATTGCATATCTGATCGAACCACAACTGTTTGAAGGCCGCCACATCAACGTCGAAATCGAAACAGAGGCGGAACTGACCCTTGGCATGACCGTCGCCGACTGGTGGCGCGTCACTGACCGTCCGGCCAATGCGATGTTCATGAAGGACATCGACGCCTCAGGCTTTTATGCGCTGCTGGCGGCACGATTGGCGCGGCTCTAA
- a CDS encoding DMT family transporter translates to MEKKSQIDLFGAVALTGFALLLAFNQVVIKVTNGGLQPVFFAGLRSAGAILCIWLWLRWRGIPLRFEKGTRLAGFAMGGIFAFEFLCLFVALDLTAVSRASVIFYSMPVWLAIMAHFVMPDDRVTPIKALGLGLALTGVALAILTRDDGEGSLWGDLAALGAAVGWALTALLAKASSLARVRPEIQLMWQVGVSAPILLIAALFFGPLIRDLAPIHVAGLLFQIVVVVSAGFIFWLWLLSIYPASGVASFSFLSPVLAVGLGWLLLGEEIGPSLIAALVLVALGILLINRPLKSRKTSA, encoded by the coding sequence ATGGAAAAGAAGTCTCAGATTGATCTGTTTGGCGCCGTGGCGCTGACCGGTTTCGCGCTTTTGCTCGCCTTTAATCAAGTCGTTATCAAAGTCACCAATGGTGGTTTACAGCCGGTGTTCTTTGCCGGGCTGCGTTCGGCCGGTGCCATCCTTTGTATTTGGCTTTGGCTGCGCTGGCGCGGCATTCCGTTGCGGTTTGAGAAAGGGACCCGGCTGGCAGGCTTCGCCATGGGCGGGATTTTTGCGTTTGAATTTCTGTGCCTCTTCGTGGCGCTTGATTTGACGGCGGTCAGCCGGGCGAGTGTGATCTTTTATTCCATGCCCGTGTGGCTGGCGATTATGGCGCACTTTGTGATGCCTGATGACCGGGTGACACCGATCAAGGCATTGGGGCTCGGGTTGGCATTGACGGGTGTCGCCCTCGCGATCTTGACGCGTGATGACGGGGAGGGCAGTCTCTGGGGCGATTTGGCGGCCCTTGGTGCTGCTGTGGGCTGGGCGCTTACGGCGCTGTTGGCGAAGGCATCATCGCTTGCGCGGGTCCGTCCGGAAATTCAGTTGATGTGGCAGGTGGGCGTATCGGCGCCCATTCTGCTGATTGCAGCCTTGTTTTTTGGGCCGCTGATACGTGATCTTGCACCGATCCATGTGGCCGGGCTACTATTTCAGATCGTTGTGGTCGTCAGTGCCGGTTTCATCTTTTGGCTGTGGCTGTTGTCGATCTATCCGGCCTCTGGCGTAGCCTCGTTCAGCTTTTTGTCGCCGGTTCTGGCGGTTGGTCTGGGATGGCTTCTGCTGGGCGAAGAGATCGGTCCCAGCCTGATTGCCGCGCTGGTCCTTGTGGCCCTTGGCATTTTGTTGATCAATCGACCGCTTAAGTCCCGCAAAACGTCCGCGTGA